A region of the Lagopus muta isolate bLagMut1 chromosome 2, bLagMut1 primary, whole genome shotgun sequence genome:
AGCGTCTACTAATCATATATGATCAGGCATGTACAAGAATGCATCGTTTGGggttgtttcttcttttttttgtttacaagTACATAAGCTTGAATGTAGCCACATGAATGCAATTTGCATGAACAAGGAAAACAATGCAGTGAACAGGTACACGCATAGCTTTCCAAGTCTGAGCAGAATTACCAGTTGTAAAATGTGCATGTAACACTGTTTCCAACCTTTTCACTCTTCACTGAACTGTAATTTGAACAACTGCTAACTGGACTTGGACCTATTCTTCCTACTGCTATCCCTGCTATGATGatcttaaaatttattttgttttgccctATGCcaagacttttaaaaataagaaaacttcTCCAGTGTATCTGAAGAACATATTTCTGCACAAAGCCCAATAATTCCACCTTCCCTTAATCCAAATAATGATAAACTTGTAAAAATATTCACATAATTACAGTTCattaacagcaaaacagcaatCAGTGATTCacaaatattgttttttatttgaagttGCCTGGAAATAGTTCTGTGATTACCAAGGGAGAAGAGAACAAGCTTGCTTCATGGTGTATCTGTAATTATCATTAGGTACTATTAATTCTAAGTGAATTTAGTAGAAGAGATTGCATATTCTGATTCAGAAACTCTGCATCTGTTTCAGCTGTGACAGAACCCACTAGTAATGGCATCATATGCTAAAAtggtgttctgttttttttttaagaatgggTTATGCAAGGCAGCAAGTAAATTCtgaagttgtttgtttgtttaaatgttaTCTACTAGGAGATGGGATTTTTTTGCAATTTCTGCTAGTTGGTCTTGGGACAGGGCTGTAACACCTACATCAGCTGGAAACATACAGCAGTTTACTATAGGAAGCAAATGTAAGTCGTGATTCTGATTTGGGTGAAACTACCAAAATACCACTCAGCAAAAAGCACAGGATGAAGATGATCTAACCATTATCATACTTGCTGATTTCCTATGCCATTTTGAGACAGGTTCACAACCCATTGTTTTGAAGAGGCCCATCCTGAGGTAACCACCACAAGCTCTTCTGCATGGGGACCTACCACAGCCTTACTGAAGGCAGACCTTGGCTGGAGGCTCCCCTGTGCAATCTCCAATCTTTAAGACAATTCATCTCCTGTTCTGAAAACTACATCTATACAAGACATCTGCTTTGGTGTAACCATGCAGCAGTGGTAGTTATTTCCAGCcctgggaaaaatgcaggagatGCACAAAGCCAAAGTGCACTTTATGAGAAAATTAAGTACTTAGGTGTAATCACAAcagtgattttctttgttttaaaagagtgGAACTAGAAGATAAGATTTATTCTTGGaatcattttgatttaaagatTCATAAAATTTGGTAATTAATTAGAAGAAATCTGTATCACACTGATAAATTATTCACCTTAAGTTTGCCATGCGTATACATTTCCTGTGATTTATGGCtcattaaaattattcttctgttctttcctccttcttcccaTTTACCCTATTTCTCCTATTGTGGCAGCCATAGTTTCATTGTGCCTATTACGAGGCTTTGCTATTGTTGAAGACATTAAGCTGTTTGTTTAAAAGGTAAGAAACAAGAATATCAAGGGTACTGAGGGAAGTATGTTAGTCCTACTATTGTCATATGCTAAAAATTAATAATAGTATGAAAAATAGAGCTTCTTGTTTATTAACATTCTGAATTGAACTACCATGTCCataacatgctttaaaaaaaaaaaaaaaaaaaattgggacagtttttcttgaaacagaaaagaagaaaaacaaaaaataccctTCCTAACAGATTTAAGTAAGAAgcacagtcttttttttttttttaaagaaaaaaaaaagcatagttATTTGAAGGCATGATGAAAATGAGGCAATGTTACAGAATTTGTAGTGGATGGAAAAGAGCGAGGAAGATGATGCAGCTGGTTTATGGCCATGCCACCAGTTGCTAGCTGTAGACCTTGCTGTTGGCTGAGGCCGTTCAGCCTCTGTGATGGTTCCTCTGGACCAAATGCCATTGCGATATCCCCAGTAGTGCTCTGGTTGTCACCTTGTGGGAGTTGCCAGAAACTCATCACATGAGTGAGATCCATGAAAGGCATGCTGGTAGTTTCAGCTGCTGTCTCTGTCTCCTTGTGCACTGGGTATTTGTTAGTATCACCTATAGGCCCTGAGGAAGTTTCTTCCAGGCTGATTTTGTGGAGAGATTGAGGTTCTGGTAGTGGCAGGTCCTCTAGAAGATGGACGTTGTAACCTTTAACATCCACTTTGATAGGAAGATTCTTGAGGGAGCCTGCTGCAAATGAGGTAGAGGTAAGGTCATATTTATTAGACTGATGAAGGTTCAGGTTGGCAGGGATGGCTGTTGAGCATGGTGTGGGAGGGACAGCTGCAAGGCTATCTGCACAGCCCATTCTTTGCAAAAGAGGAGAAGGTTCAATAGGAAGAGCAGTTTGTACGCTTGTCTGGGGATGAAGATGTGAACAGTTGTATTCCTTTGGTTCTGAATTATTCAAAATTCCATTCTGCACTGAGACCCTTTCAGGAAAAGGGGACAATATGCTGGCATCTTCCTTCAGTCTGAATGGAAAAAGCTGGTCAAGGAGACCTACCGAGTCACCATTCTGCAACCTGCTCTTGAGCAGTTCTTGTGGATGAGTCTTCCTTGTATGGCGAGTCAAGTGGTCCTTCCGCCCAAACCTTTGGGCACAAAACTGGCATAGAAAGTCTTTGCAACCTGTGTGAACCACCATGTGACGCCGCACATCTTTACGGGTATAGAAGTGACGCTCGCAATGGTCACActtatgtttcttttccttggtgTTGCCAGTTGGTTTCCCTGCATGACTTTTGAGGTGTTCCAGCAAAACTTCAGTGCCACCAAACTCCTGAGCACATACCCTACAGGTAAGGTCTCCACTGGTGGCTGAATGAAGAGCCAAGTGTCTCTTATAACCTAGCTTGGTGTTGTACTTCTTGCCACACTCTTCACACTTGAAAGCCATCTTGTTTGGGTCATGAGTCTGAAGGTGATTCTTCAGATGGTCTTTCCTATGAAATGTCTTTTCACAGTAGCCACACTGGTGAGATTTTTGTGGAGAATGAGTGGCTGAGTGcctaaaacagaagaaaagtgtaATCAGCATTTACATTTACTCAAGTACGCAGTGCAGCTTCAAGACCTGAAAACACTGGCCCTCTTGAAGGAAGGCATTTTCACA
Encoded here:
- the PLAGL1 gene encoding zinc finger protein PLAGL1, with the translated sequence MSTDLLWCEDCGKSLIGECKLHGPLIRAKDRVIPSRARLTLPHYLTLRVLELRAGNQQILGVFAKKVIQKRTQFGPYVGQLSTKLTCYDESRLVLQVLKDGGKYFLDTPNEDCGNWMMFVRLARNQEEQTLVAYQHCGEVYFTTVKPIEPHTELKVWYAADYAKFMETSAVFIKEESDVSPLPVVAKEPVDPWICSSCRSTFATFALLESHQCINKDRVLTTRLRPPNKLGSLKAKNKFKGKLRGSALGKSIAQCYGTISCSSAAKLSCASSGNTCDALVRFIPKWRNGRSSLLKGREVKQTDSYPCRLCGKIFDSIEKLTVHTYVHKAERPYKCSQHGCTKAFISKYKLLRHSATHSPQKSHQCGYCEKTFHRKDHLKNHLQTHDPNKMAFKCEECGKKYNTKLGYKRHLALHSATSGDLTCRVCAQEFGGTEVLLEHLKSHAGKPTGNTKEKKHKCDHCERHFYTRKDVRRHMVVHTGCKDFLCQFCAQRFGRKDHLTRHTRKTHPQELLKSRLQNGDSVGLLDQLFPFRLKEDASILSPFPERVSVQNGILNNSEPKEYNCSHLHPQTSVQTALPIEPSPLLQRMGCADSLAAVPPTPCSTAIPANLNLHQSNKYDLTSTSFAAGSLKNLPIKVDVKGYNVHLLEDLPLPEPQSLHKISLEETSSGPIGDTNKYPVHKETETAAETTSMPFMDLTHVMSFWQLPQGDNQSTTGDIAMAFGPEEPSQRLNGLSQQQGLQLATGGMAINQLHHLPRSFPSTTNSVTLPHFHHAFK